In Alkaliphilus flagellatus, one DNA window encodes the following:
- a CDS encoding MarR family winged helix-turn-helix transcriptional regulator: MNDKYIVYFISKTKKKMTEFIERELKEEELDDLVPSYGNILTVLYDNDGKLSMKEIGELIGKDKSTITVLINKLSKLGYVQKEKCQEDRRVTYIVLTEKGKSIEGKFNDISKKVYLTAYKNFSKEEKDIFLNLLKKMNNNFDLNK; encoded by the coding sequence ATGAATGATAAATATATAGTATATTTCATAAGTAAAACTAAGAAAAAAATGACTGAATTTATTGAAAGAGAACTTAAAGAAGAAGAGCTAGATGATTTAGTACCTTCCTATGGAAATATACTTACAGTACTGTATGACAATGATGGAAAATTAAGCATGAAGGAAATAGGAGAATTAATAGGAAAAGACAAGTCTACTATTACCGTATTAATCAATAAGTTATCAAAATTAGGATATGTACAAAAGGAAAAATGTCAAGAAGATAGAAGAGTAACTTACATAGTACTTACCGAAAAAGGTAAGTCAATAGAAGGTAAATTCAATGATATTTCTAAAAAAGTATATTTAACAGCATATAAAAATTTCTCTAAAGAAGAAAAAGATATATTTCTTAACCTGTTAAAGAAAATGAACAATAATTTTGATTTAAATAAGTAG
- a CDS encoding ABC transporter ATP-binding protein, whose protein sequence is MKNILSVENIEKYYGKKEIITKALDGISFKVDKAEFVGIMGPSGSGKTTLLNCIATIDNVTTGQIIVNDQNITKIKSKKLDKFRRDELGFIFQDFNLLDTLTGYENIALALTIQERNPKEIDSLIRKVAETLNILDILNKYPYQMSGGQQQRVACARAIVTNPSLILADEPTGALDSKSSRLLLESFERLNKELEATILLVTHDAFTASYANRILFIKDGKIFNELVRGNDSRKEFFNRIIEVMTLLGGDVNNVF, encoded by the coding sequence ATGAAAAATATATTAAGTGTAGAGAACATTGAAAAGTATTATGGCAAAAAAGAAATCATAACTAAGGCATTAGATGGTATAAGCTTTAAGGTAGATAAAGCAGAATTTGTTGGAATAATGGGACCATCAGGAAGTGGTAAAACTACATTGCTTAACTGTATTGCAACAATTGACAACGTAACAACTGGTCAGATTATTGTAAATGACCAAAATATTACAAAGATAAAATCTAAAAAATTAGATAAATTTAGAAGAGATGAGTTAGGGTTTATATTTCAAGATTTCAATTTGCTTGACACATTAACTGGTTATGAAAATATAGCTTTAGCTTTAACAATACAAGAAAGAAACCCAAAAGAAATAGATAGTTTAATAAGGAAGGTTGCAGAAACGCTTAATATTTTAGACATTTTAAATAAATACCCATACCAAATGTCGGGTGGACAGCAGCAAAGGGTAGCTTGTGCTAGAGCAATAGTTACTAATCCATCATTAATATTAGCAGATGAACCTACAGGTGCTTTAGATTCTAAATCTTCAAGATTACTACTAGAATCTTTTGAGAGGCTAAATAAAGAGTTGGAGGCTACTATATTACTTGTAACCCATGATGCTTTTACTGCAAGCTATGCTAATAGGATATTATTTATAAAAGACGGTAAAATATTTAATGAGTTAGTTAGGGGAAATGATTCTAGAAAAGAATTTTTTAATAGAATTATCGAAGTAATGACGCTTTTGGGGGGTGACGTTAATAATGTATTTTAA
- a CDS encoding YhdH/YhfP family quinone oxidoreductase: MINNTYSALLVSETEEKKFKREIVAKQIEDLPEGDVIINVKYSSLNYKDALSATGNRGVTKNYPHTPGIDAAGIVAESNNDNFKIGDKVIVTGYNLGMNTSGGYGEYIRVPAEWIVKLPENLSLRESMIYGTAGFTAALSVYKLVNSGVKPNDGPILVTGATGGVGSIAISILSKIGYNVIAATGKASEKEMLLGIGAKDIIDRKEIDDDSQRALLKGRWAGVIDTVGGNMLATAIKSTNYGGIVTCCGNVASHELSTSVYPFILRGVTLFGIDSVQCPMDIRLKIWDKLSSDWKLNNLNDNVDEVSLEGLSKKIDMILEGTHKGRTIVNLNL; the protein is encoded by the coding sequence ATGATCAATAATACATATAGTGCACTGTTAGTATCAGAAACGGAAGAAAAAAAATTTAAAAGAGAAATTGTAGCTAAACAAATTGAAGACCTACCAGAAGGAGACGTAATAATAAATGTAAAATATTCTTCATTAAACTATAAAGACGCTCTTTCTGCTACAGGTAATCGTGGAGTGACCAAAAACTATCCTCATACTCCAGGAATTGATGCGGCAGGTATCGTAGCTGAAAGCAATAATGATAACTTTAAGATTGGAGACAAGGTGATTGTAACAGGATATAATTTAGGAATGAATACGTCAGGAGGATATGGAGAGTATATTAGAGTTCCTGCTGAATGGATTGTAAAACTTCCTGAAAATCTTTCTTTAAGAGAAAGTATGATATATGGAACTGCTGGATTTACTGCTGCCTTATCAGTTTATAAACTAGTTAACTCAGGTGTAAAACCTAATGATGGACCTATATTAGTAACAGGAGCAACAGGAGGAGTAGGTAGTATCGCTATTTCAATCTTAAGTAAGATTGGATATAATGTAATTGCTGCTACAGGAAAAGCTTCTGAAAAAGAAATGCTATTAGGAATTGGTGCAAAGGATATAATCGATAGAAAAGAAATAGATGACGATTCTCAGAGAGCACTTTTAAAGGGTAGATGGGCAGGAGTAATAGATACAGTAGGCGGAAATATGTTAGCCACAGCAATTAAATCAACTAATTATGGGGGTATTGTAACATGTTGTGGGAATGTTGCATCTCATGAATTGTCAACATCAGTCTATCCCTTTATTCTACGAGGAGTAACATTATTTGGAATCGATTCTGTTCAATGTCCTATGGATATTAGACTTAAGATTTGGGATAAATTATCCTCAGATTGGAAGCTTAATAATTTAAATGATAATGTAGATGAAGTTTCCTTAGAAGGATTAAGTAAAAAAATAGATATGATCTTAGAAGGTACACACAAAGGTAGAACTATAGTTAATCTTAATTTATAA
- a CDS encoding response regulator transcription factor, with product MQKIIIIEDTETIREELKIFLSKYGYEVDAPDDFSNIVEYIYRSNADLILLDINLPVFDGYHICREVRKNSDVPIIVVTSRDSETDELMSMNLGADDFITKPYNTQILLARISAVLKRTSKSNPSDVLEYNDIKLNLLNGSIIYKGNTEQLTKNEIKILSYLIKYKGTIVSREALMEHLWNSDVFIDDNTLSVNVTRLRKTLEDIGVKDVIETRRGLGYIMP from the coding sequence ATGCAAAAAATTATTATAATAGAGGATACTGAAACCATAAGAGAAGAACTTAAAATATTTTTATCTAAATATGGTTACGAGGTTGATGCTCCAGATGATTTTAGCAATATAGTTGAGTATATATATAGATCCAATGCTGATCTAATTTTATTAGATATAAATTTACCTGTTTTTGATGGATATCATATATGTAGAGAAGTTAGAAAAAATTCGGATGTACCAATAATAGTAGTTACAAGTAGAGATAGTGAAACAGATGAACTTATGAGTATGAATTTAGGTGCAGATGATTTTATCACGAAACCTTATAACACACAAATACTTTTAGCTCGTATTTCAGCAGTTTTAAAGAGAACTTCCAAAAGCAATCCTAGTGATGTATTAGAGTACAATGATATAAAGTTAAATCTATTAAATGGTAGTATTATCTATAAAGGAAATACAGAACAATTAACTAAGAATGAAATAAAAATACTTTCTTATCTCATAAAGTATAAGGGAACTATAGTATCAAGAGAAGCATTAATGGAACACTTATGGAATTCAGATGTTTTTATTGATGATAATACATTGTCTGTAAATGTAACAAGATTAAGAAAAACACTTGAAGATATAGGTGTAAAAGATGTAATAGAGACGAGGAGAGGTTTGGGATATATAATGCCATGA
- a CDS encoding FtsX-like permease family protein, whose product MYFNIAINNIKKSFKDYAIYFITLTLAVCIFYNFNSMNSQTVMQDMNKIEVLVKLISYISIFISVVFGGLVIYANNALLKKRKKEFGIYTTLGMSKTKVSKILIYETFVVGMISLVTGLLLGIVLSQGISVITGKLFEFNMEEYKFIISTNAIGKTFIYFGAMFILVMIFNTVVVSKHKLIDMINASKKNEEIKTRNPIVSVIIFILSLAVLSRAYYLGWKFAPTPKNINFPLSIIWGSAGTLLFFFGLAGFILVILKKNPQIYLKRLNIFVIKQFNNKINTNFISMAIICLMLFVTIVMSSSSLSIKTKLEERLENLTPFDANIELNIRSDQQEVRDIEKALKTVDFQLRESYKYAVLDVYGTDIKVSNLLNEYANKDLKARLKNYVGNLKTIGISQYNEMKKLKGESTIELKANEALLLTRDNDEKQAINNLIKDKNGIDINGKKYTLINGKKYTLKTDIDLKEIEYNLIAIVPDYAVENMTKYYSTMYMKNIDEMAKEDLEEQVKELKQKFSNLDYDYDKILNKYGFILRAETRTQVYNETKNAIGTNLYIGIYLGFVFLIASAAVLAIQQLTEASDSVNRYKTLKKIGASDHMINKTIFTQILIHFMAPLMLALVHSIVALVIIGRLSKYAGLLAIFKLGPTIFITGIVVIVIYGSYLYAAYTGYKNIVKSS is encoded by the coding sequence ATGTATTTTAATATAGCTATTAATAATATAAAAAAGAGTTTTAAAGATTATGCAATATATTTCATAACTCTTACATTAGCAGTATGTATATTTTACAATTTTAACTCAATGAATTCTCAAACAGTAATGCAAGATATGAATAAAATAGAAGTATTAGTTAAGTTAATATCCTATATATCTATATTTATTTCAGTTGTTTTTGGTGGATTAGTTATATACGCTAATAATGCTCTATTAAAGAAACGTAAAAAAGAGTTTGGAATATATACAACTTTAGGTATGTCAAAAACAAAAGTATCTAAAATATTAATTTATGAAACCTTTGTAGTAGGGATGATATCACTTGTTACAGGATTATTACTAGGAATAGTATTATCACAAGGAATTTCAGTAATTACAGGGAAATTGTTTGAATTTAATATGGAGGAATATAAATTTATTATATCTACCAACGCAATTGGCAAAACTTTTATATATTTTGGCGCAATGTTTATTTTAGTTATGATATTTAATACAGTAGTTGTGTCCAAGCATAAATTAATTGATATGATAAATGCCTCAAAGAAAAATGAAGAAATAAAAACTAGAAATCCCATAGTTTCAGTTATAATATTCATTTTATCTTTGGCTGTTTTATCAAGAGCTTACTATTTAGGGTGGAAGTTTGCACCTACTCCTAAAAATATTAATTTCCCCTTATCTATAATATGGGGAAGTGCTGGTACTCTATTGTTTTTCTTTGGATTAGCTGGATTTATATTAGTTATACTGAAAAAAAATCCACAAATATATTTAAAAAGGTTAAATATATTTGTTATAAAACAGTTTAATAATAAAATAAATACAAACTTTATATCCATGGCAATAATATGTCTTATGCTATTTGTAACTATAGTAATGTCATCATCAAGCTTAAGTATTAAGACTAAATTAGAAGAAAGATTAGAAAATTTAACACCTTTTGATGCTAATATTGAACTAAATATTAGAAGTGACCAACAAGAAGTACGAGATATAGAAAAGGCTTTGAAAACAGTAGATTTCCAATTGAGAGAATCTTATAAGTATGCTGTATTAGATGTTTATGGCACAGACATTAAAGTATCTAATTTATTAAATGAGTATGCAAATAAGGATTTAAAAGCTAGATTAAAAAATTATGTTGGAAATTTAAAAACTATAGGAATATCACAATACAATGAAATGAAAAAGTTAAAAGGTGAGTCAACAATAGAATTAAAAGCAAATGAAGCTTTATTGCTAACAAGGGATAATGATGAAAAACAAGCAATAAACAATCTAATAAAGGATAAAAATGGGATAGATATTAATGGGAAGAAATATACTCTCATTAATGGCAAGAAATACACTCTCAAAACAGATATAGACTTAAAAGAGATTGAGTATAATTTAATTGCAATAGTACCTGATTATGCTGTAGAAAATATGACTAAATATTATTCAACAATGTATATGAAAAATATAGATGAAATGGCTAAAGAAGACCTTGAAGAACAGGTTAAAGAACTAAAACAAAAATTTTCGAATTTAGATTATGATTACGATAAAATTTTAAATAAATATGGCTTTATTTTACGTGCAGAAACTAGAACTCAAGTATATAATGAGACTAAAAATGCTATAGGAACAAATTTATATATAGGAATATACTTGGGGTTTGTATTTTTAATAGCAAGTGCAGCAGTATTAGCAATTCAACAATTAACAGAAGCAAGTGATAGTGTAAATAGATATAAGACACTCAAAAAAATTGGGGCATCAGATCATATGATTAATAAAACTATATTTACTCAAATTCTAATACACTTTATGGCACCTCTAATGTTAGCACTAGTGCATTCTATAGTAGCATTAGTAATTATAGGTAGATTGTCAAAATATGCAGGCTTATTGGCCATTTTCAAACTTGGACCGACTATATTTATAACTGGCATTGTAGTTATTGTAATATATGGTTCCTATCTATATGCTGCTTATACTGGATATAAAAATATAGTTAAAAGTAGTTAA
- a CDS encoding sensor histidine kinase, translating into MLAILDIKTIVIFLIFIIWFLPLIIYISIEFFKHKKYYNNMEETLQSLDKKYLLPEIMEKPDFLEGKLFYDILKVCNKEMHEHVNYYKNLQSEYREYIETWVHEIKTPISSSMLIIENNKSPIMDNIGQEIKKVEGFVEQALYYSRSNDVSKDYIIKKFDLSTAVNNAIRRNSKDFIGKRINLQLDEIDAVVYSDIKWVQFILNQIISNSIKYIKPKEGNIRIYSTSNKNNVVLTIQDNGIGISEKDINRVFEKGFTGEHGRKYNASTGMGLYLCRKLCDKLGLEINIASELGVGTKVNIIFPLSKFNLGI; encoded by the coding sequence GTGCTGGCTATACTAGACATAAAAACTATTGTCATATTTTTAATTTTTATTATATGGTTTTTACCTCTAATAATCTATATTAGTATAGAGTTTTTTAAGCATAAAAAATATTATAATAATATGGAAGAAACATTACAAAGTCTTGATAAAAAGTATTTATTGCCAGAAATCATGGAAAAACCAGACTTTTTAGAAGGAAAACTTTTTTACGATATACTAAAAGTATGTAATAAAGAAATGCATGAGCATGTAAATTATTATAAAAATCTTCAGTCCGAATATAGAGAATATATTGAGACCTGGGTTCATGAAATTAAAACACCTATTTCATCAAGTATGTTGATTATAGAGAATAATAAAAGCCCTATTATGGATAATATAGGTCAAGAAATAAAGAAAGTAGAAGGGTTTGTAGAACAGGCATTATACTATTCAAGAAGCAATGATGTTAGTAAAGATTATATAATAAAGAAGTTTGATTTATCAACAGCTGTAAATAATGCTATTAGAAGAAATTCTAAGGATTTTATAGGTAAAAGGATAAATTTACAATTAGACGAAATAGATGCTGTTGTATATAGTGATATAAAGTGGGTACAATTTATACTCAATCAAATCATAAGTAATTCAATCAAGTATATTAAGCCTAAAGAAGGTAATATAAGAATATATTCAACCAGCAATAAAAATAATGTAGTACTTACAATTCAAGATAATGGAATAGGAATTTCAGAGAAGGATATTAATAGAGTTTTTGAAAAAGGCTTTACAGGAGAGCATGGAAGAAAATACAATGCATCTACAGGTATGGGATTATATCTTTGCAGAAAACTTTGTGACAAGCTAGGTTTAGAAATAAATATTGCATCTGAATTAGGAGTAGGAACAAAGGTTAATATAATATTTCCGTTAAGTAAGTTTAATTTAGGGATTTGA
- a CDS encoding amino acid racemase — protein MPVKQVLLLGNEDLYKISKEVRYEEIRDVKHIIKDLHDTLMDFREKYGYGRAIAAPQLGYFKRIIYMNINDCETIFINPKLEFLDNEMIEVWDDCMSFPNLLVKVKRYNHCKIYYKDLDWNDNVIEVEGDIAELLQHEYDHLKGVLAISKAIDDHSFRLKTVETKLSKKIGILGGISHESTIKYYELILKKYYELKGDYYYPEIIIYSLDFQKFTDFEDNGDKEGYIKYIMEGMYSLENSGADFIIMSANSPHSVYDEVKNLTKLPMISIVEAVGEKAKEKGLKKILLLGIKYTMESGFYENYLNQFGIDVIVPSEDERVLINDIIFDELAIGIFHKNSKERLINIIKKYDVEGVILGCTELPLIISEADLEIEVLNTVELHVNKILRYSLGM, from the coding sequence ATGCCAGTAAAGCAAGTATTATTATTAGGTAACGAAGATTTATACAAAATATCTAAAGAAGTTAGATATGAAGAGATTAGAGATGTTAAACACATTATTAAAGATTTACACGATACCTTAATGGATTTTAGAGAAAAATATGGATATGGAAGAGCAATAGCTGCTCCTCAACTGGGGTATTTTAAAAGAATCATCTACATGAACATTAATGATTGTGAAACCATCTTTATTAATCCTAAATTAGAGTTTTTAGATAATGAAATGATAGAAGTATGGGATGATTGTATGTCTTTTCCAAATTTGCTCGTGAAAGTAAAGAGGTACAATCATTGCAAAATATACTATAAAGATTTGGATTGGAATGATAATGTAATAGAAGTAGAAGGAGATATTGCTGAATTATTACAGCATGAATACGATCATTTAAAAGGAGTATTAGCTATTTCAAAGGCAATAGACGATCATTCTTTTAGACTTAAAACCGTAGAAACTAAACTGTCAAAAAAAATTGGGATATTAGGTGGAATAAGTCATGAGTCAACTATTAAGTATTATGAGCTTATATTAAAGAAATATTATGAGCTTAAAGGGGATTATTATTATCCAGAAATAATTATATACAGCTTAGACTTTCAGAAATTTACTGACTTTGAGGATAATGGGGATAAAGAGGGCTATATTAAGTATATAATGGAAGGCATGTATTCACTAGAAAATAGTGGGGCAGATTTTATAATTATGTCTGCAAATTCACCACATTCAGTATATGATGAAGTAAAGAATCTTACTAAACTACCTATGATCAGCATTGTAGAGGCTGTTGGAGAAAAGGCAAAGGAAAAAGGATTGAAAAAGATTTTGCTGTTAGGTATAAAATATACAATGGAAAGTGGTTTTTATGAAAATTACTTAAATCAGTTCGGAATAGATGTAATTGTTCCATCTGAAGATGAAAGAGTATTAATCAATGATATTATTTTTGATGAGTTGGCTATAGGTATATTTCATAAGAATAGCAAAGAAAGGCTTATTAATATTATTAAGAAGTATGATGTAGAAGGTGTAATATTAGGATGCACAGAATTACCACTAATTATTTCTGAAGCTGATCTTGAAATAGAAGTTTTAAACACTGTAGAACTTCATGTAAATAAAATATTAAGGTATTCTCTTGGAATGTAA